In the genome of Candidatus Pristimantibacillus lignocellulolyticus, the window TAAATGCCTGTAAATTTGGAATCAACGCCCAATTTTCAGCATGCAAGATTTCAACATTACTTACCTTTATTAGTGATATTTTACTTAAATGATCAGGATTTACCTGAGCCAAATCTATACTAAGTAATGTCCCTCCACCACTAAGCTGCTGATGAATATAACGAACAATAAAAGATCGTCCACTACCGAAATCACCCTTCAAATGAATAACCTTATTACGTTCGTATAGAGCCTCAAGATTTTTCAAAGTAACCTTCATCGCATGAGAGTTGGCTGCAATTTGTTCCAGATTGATTTCTGTATATGCTGTAATGCCTCGTTGAGAATTTAAGCTTATCTCTTCTTTTTCTAAAACATATACTTTGAACTTATTGCTTTCAATTGTCATTTCATAGGCAGTAACTAATAATTGAAAATCATTTATTACAAACTGATTTTTAACCTCTGTCTTATGAAATTCTAAATTTGCATTAACGAGATGGATCTGATCATGAGATAATGGATTTTTATTAAAATGCTTTAATTGCTCAAAAACAATTTTGTTTTTCTCATCTAATATCATAATATTGGGATGTTCTTTCATAAACAATTGACTAAACAGATGGGAAATCGTATCATTTTTCGTTAAATAACGATGGACTAGCTGTGCTTCCTCAAATGCTTTTACAATAGATTCTTTTCCTGATTGAATTAGAAATCCATTCAAACCAAATACATTGGCGGTATCAAACGTCACGACATCCCCTACAATGCGTTCATAGCCTAACGATTTAAGCTGTAGTATAAGAGAAGCAACCTCATCCTTGCTATTAATGTTGTACACCTTCAAGGGCAAATCCATTAAATCAATAATGGCTTGCGCACCCGATGTAATATTAGAGAAACCAACAATAGCTGTCTTTTCATTCGATTGGCTAGCTAGCGTAAGAGAACGAATCATATCATAGCCAGAAAGCTGAACATCAATAACAGGCACTTTAACTGCCTTCTTGATTAACTGTGCTGTTCCACCCCTACTAATGATGATTTCTGTACCGTTCTGTTCTGCTTCAATTGCAAGCTCTACACCTTTAGCTAAATCCCCTACTGAATACTGTATTTCTAATTTAGGGAACAAAG includes:
- a CDS encoding PrpR N-terminal domain-containing protein; amino-acid sequence: MSIQIHVIAPYEAMIPIIQECTPLFPKLEIQYSVGDLAKGVELAIEAEQNGTEIIISRGGTAQLIKKAVKVPVIDVQLSGYDMIRSLTLASQSNEKTAIVGFSNITSGAQAIIDLMDLPLKVYNINSKDEVASLILQLKSLGYERIVGDVVTFDTANVFGLNGFLIQSGKESIVKAFEEAQLVHRYLTKNDTISHLFSQLFMKEHPNIMILDEKNKIVFEQLKHFNKNPLSHDQIHLVNANLEFHKTEVKNQFVINDFQLLVTAYEMTIESNKFKVYVLEKEEISLNSQRGITAYTEINLEQIAANSHAMKVTLKNLEALYERNKVIHLKGDFGSGRSFIVRYIHQQLSGGGTLLSIDLAQVNPDHLSKISLIKVSNVEILHAENWALIPNLQAFIENCQSLQIGVFVVTEQLLEQEVVHRLKLNTIIVPSLAERIEDIPILIQYFLMDYYHKYGTTAIKIKEDALKLIEDQARFMEVSDLRALMKLAALNEKDYVISMETLDAVLLEHQKLTGNIPLQGTLKEIEKEVIKMVLKENNNNQSKAAERLGINRATLWRKLKD